In a single window of the Populus alba chromosome 16, ASM523922v2, whole genome shotgun sequence genome:
- the LOC118062556 gene encoding heterogeneous nuclear ribonucleoprotein Q isoform X3, whose product MPRSGGSGASADEPDIPEKSVEPEEQVNLDGDNEAEETMEEEVEYEEVEEEEEVEVEEIEEEVEEEVEEEEIEEAADEADSKKGADGEEEIDEQRKHAELLALPPHGSEVYLGGIPPSASERDLKEFCESIGEVTEQVRIMKGKDSSESKGYAFVSFRTKELASKAIEELNNTEFKGKKVKCSTSQANHRLFIGNVPRNWGEENMKNAVKKIGPGVNSVELLKDPQNPSRNRGFAFIEYYNHACAEYSRKKMSSPEFKLDDNAPTVSWADPKNAGSSAASQVKAVYVKNLPEDITQDRLRQLFEHHGKVTKVVLPPAKPGHEKSRFGFVHFAERSSAMKALKNTEKYEIDGQVLDCSLAKPHTDQKPSGGPNSQNSSLYSNFPPQLGYGLAGGTYGAFGAGFGAAGFTQPAIYGRGPTPAGMAMMPMLLPDGRIGYVLQQPGMQAHSSPQPQGGRGRGAGSSSGGRRGNDRGRSRYNPY is encoded by the exons ATGCCAAGATCAGGGGGGAGTGGTGCATCTGCTGATGAACCAGATATCCCTGAAAAGTCTGTTGAGCCTGAAGAGCAGGTTAACCTTGATGGTGACAATGAAGCTGAGGAGACAATGGAAGAAGAAGTTGAGTATGAAGAAgtagaagaggaggaggaagtgGAAGTGGAAGAGATAGAGGAAGAGGTTGAAGAGGaggtagaagaggaagaaattgaagaggcTGCTGATGAAGCAGATTCGAAAAAGGGCGCAGATGGTGAAGAGGAGATAGATGAGCAAAGAAAACATGCTGAGCTTCTTGCACTTCCTCCTCATGGATCAGAGGTGTATCTTGGTGGCATTCCTCCTAGTGCTTCTGAACGGGATTTGAAGGAATTCTGTGAATCTATAGGAGAAGTAACAGAG CAGGTAAGGATAATGAAGGGAAAAGATTCAAGTGAGTCAAAGGGTTATGCTTTTGTGTCTTTCAGAACAAAGGAATTGGCTTCTAAGGCCATTGAAGAGTTGAACAATACTGAGTTTAAG GGTAAAAAGGTAAAGTGTTCAACATCTCAAGCAAATCATAGACTGTTTATTGGCAATGTCCCAAGAAACTGGGGAgaagaaaatatgaagaacgCTGTAAAAAAGATTGGGCCTGGAGTCAATTCGGTGGAATTGTTGAAG GACCCACAGAACCCGAGCCGGAATCGGGGATTTGCATTCATTGAGTATTATAATCATGCATGTGCAGAATACTCAAGAAAAAAGATGTCAAGCCCAGAATTTAAACTTGATGATAATGCTCCTACTGTGAGCTGGGCAGATCCTAAAAATGCAGGATCTTCTGCTGCGTCTCAG GTCAAGGCAGTATATGTCAAGAATTTACCTGAAGATATTACTCAGGATCGTCTAAGGCAGCTGTTTGAGCATCACGGAAAAGTCACAAAAGTAGTTCTTCCACCTGCAAAACCAGGACATGAAAAGAGCAGATTTGGTTTTGTGCACTTTGCAGAGAGGTCAAGTGCCATGAAGGCATTGAAGAACACTGAGAAATATGAAATTGATG GTCAAGTTTTGGATTGTTCTCTTGCAAAACCTCATACTGATCAGAAGCCTTCTGGAGGGCCAAATTCACAGAATTCATCCTTGTACTCAAACTTTCCACCTCAACTTGGCTACGGTTTAGCTGGGGGTACATATGGTGCTTTCGGTGCAGGCTTTGGCGCTGCTGGCTTTACACAA CCTGCTATCTATGGCAGGGGACCGACTCCTGCTGGCATGGCAATGATGCCTATGCTTTTGCCTGACGGAAGGATTGGATATGTCCT CCAACAGCCTGGAATGCAAGCACACAGCTCTCCGCAGCCACAGGGTGGCAGGGGTCGTGGTGCTGGCAGCTCGAGTGGTGGCAGACGTGGTAATGACCGTGGACGCAGCCGATACAACCCATACTGA
- the LOC118062556 gene encoding heterogeneous nuclear ribonucleoprotein Q isoform X4 produces MPRSGGSGASADEPDIPEKSVEPEEQVNLDGDNEAEETMEEEVEYEEVEEEEEVEVEEIEEEVEEEVEEEEIEEAADEADSKKGADGEEEIDEQRKHAELLALPPHGSEVYLGGIPPSASERDLKEFCESIGEVTEVRIMKGKDSSESKGYAFVSFRTKELASKAIEELNNTEFKGKKVKCSTSQANHRLFIGNVPRNWGEENMKNAVKKIGPGVNSVELLKDPQNPSRNRGFAFIEYYNHACAEYSRKKMSSPEFKLDDNAPTVSWADPKNAGSSAASQVKAVYVKNLPEDITQDRLRQLFEHHGKVTKVVLPPAKPGHEKSRFGFVHFAERSSAMKALKNTEKYEIDGQVLDCSLAKPHTDQKPSGGPNSQNSSLYSNFPPQLGYGLAGGTYGAFGAGFGAAGFTQPAIYGRGPTPAGMAMMPMLLPDGRIGYVLQQPGMQAHSSPQPQGGRGRGAGSSSGGRRGNDRGRSRYNPY; encoded by the exons ATGCCAAGATCAGGGGGGAGTGGTGCATCTGCTGATGAACCAGATATCCCTGAAAAGTCTGTTGAGCCTGAAGAGCAGGTTAACCTTGATGGTGACAATGAAGCTGAGGAGACAATGGAAGAAGAAGTTGAGTATGAAGAAgtagaagaggaggaggaagtgGAAGTGGAAGAGATAGAGGAAGAGGTTGAAGAGGaggtagaagaggaagaaattgaagaggcTGCTGATGAAGCAGATTCGAAAAAGGGCGCAGATGGTGAAGAGGAGATAGATGAGCAAAGAAAACATGCTGAGCTTCTTGCACTTCCTCCTCATGGATCAGAGGTGTATCTTGGTGGCATTCCTCCTAGTGCTTCTGAACGGGATTTGAAGGAATTCTGTGAATCTATAGGAGAAGTAACAGAG GTAAGGATAATGAAGGGAAAAGATTCAAGTGAGTCAAAGGGTTATGCTTTTGTGTCTTTCAGAACAAAGGAATTGGCTTCTAAGGCCATTGAAGAGTTGAACAATACTGAGTTTAAG GGTAAAAAGGTAAAGTGTTCAACATCTCAAGCAAATCATAGACTGTTTATTGGCAATGTCCCAAGAAACTGGGGAgaagaaaatatgaagaacgCTGTAAAAAAGATTGGGCCTGGAGTCAATTCGGTGGAATTGTTGAAG GACCCACAGAACCCGAGCCGGAATCGGGGATTTGCATTCATTGAGTATTATAATCATGCATGTGCAGAATACTCAAGAAAAAAGATGTCAAGCCCAGAATTTAAACTTGATGATAATGCTCCTACTGTGAGCTGGGCAGATCCTAAAAATGCAGGATCTTCTGCTGCGTCTCAG GTCAAGGCAGTATATGTCAAGAATTTACCTGAAGATATTACTCAGGATCGTCTAAGGCAGCTGTTTGAGCATCACGGAAAAGTCACAAAAGTAGTTCTTCCACCTGCAAAACCAGGACATGAAAAGAGCAGATTTGGTTTTGTGCACTTTGCAGAGAGGTCAAGTGCCATGAAGGCATTGAAGAACACTGAGAAATATGAAATTGATG GTCAAGTTTTGGATTGTTCTCTTGCAAAACCTCATACTGATCAGAAGCCTTCTGGAGGGCCAAATTCACAGAATTCATCCTTGTACTCAAACTTTCCACCTCAACTTGGCTACGGTTTAGCTGGGGGTACATATGGTGCTTTCGGTGCAGGCTTTGGCGCTGCTGGCTTTACACAA CCTGCTATCTATGGCAGGGGACCGACTCCTGCTGGCATGGCAATGATGCCTATGCTTTTGCCTGACGGAAGGATTGGATATGTCCT CCAACAGCCTGGAATGCAAGCACACAGCTCTCCGCAGCCACAGGGTGGCAGGGGTCGTGGTGCTGGCAGCTCGAGTGGTGGCAGACGTGGTAATGACCGTGGACGCAGCCGATACAACCCATACTGA
- the LOC118062556 gene encoding heterogeneous nuclear ribonucleoprotein Q isoform X2 codes for MPRSGGSGASADEPDIPEKSVEPEEQVNLDGDNEAEETMEEEVEYEEVEEEEEVEVEEIEEEVEEEVEEEEIEEAADEADSKKGADGEEEIDEQRKHAELLALPPHGSEVYLGGIPPSASERDLKEFCESIGEVTEVRIMKGKDSSESKGYAFVSFRTKELASKAIEELNNTEFKGKKVKCSTSQANHRLFIGNVPRNWGEENMKNAVKKIGPGVNSVELLKDPQNPSRNRGFAFIEYYNHACAEYSRKKMSSPEFKLDDNAPTVSWADPKNAGSSAASQVKAVYVKNLPEDITQDRLRQLFEHHGKVTKVVLPPAKPGHEKSRFGFVHFAERSSAMKALKNTEKYEIDGASSFAGQVLDCSLAKPHTDQKPSGGPNSQNSSLYSNFPPQLGYGLAGGTYGAFGAGFGAAGFTQPAIYGRGPTPAGMAMMPMLLPDGRIGYVLQQPGMQAHSSPQPQGGRGRGAGSSSGGRRGNDRGRSRYNPY; via the exons ATGCCAAGATCAGGGGGGAGTGGTGCATCTGCTGATGAACCAGATATCCCTGAAAAGTCTGTTGAGCCTGAAGAGCAGGTTAACCTTGATGGTGACAATGAAGCTGAGGAGACAATGGAAGAAGAAGTTGAGTATGAAGAAgtagaagaggaggaggaagtgGAAGTGGAAGAGATAGAGGAAGAGGTTGAAGAGGaggtagaagaggaagaaattgaagaggcTGCTGATGAAGCAGATTCGAAAAAGGGCGCAGATGGTGAAGAGGAGATAGATGAGCAAAGAAAACATGCTGAGCTTCTTGCACTTCCTCCTCATGGATCAGAGGTGTATCTTGGTGGCATTCCTCCTAGTGCTTCTGAACGGGATTTGAAGGAATTCTGTGAATCTATAGGAGAAGTAACAGAG GTAAGGATAATGAAGGGAAAAGATTCAAGTGAGTCAAAGGGTTATGCTTTTGTGTCTTTCAGAACAAAGGAATTGGCTTCTAAGGCCATTGAAGAGTTGAACAATACTGAGTTTAAG GGTAAAAAGGTAAAGTGTTCAACATCTCAAGCAAATCATAGACTGTTTATTGGCAATGTCCCAAGAAACTGGGGAgaagaaaatatgaagaacgCTGTAAAAAAGATTGGGCCTGGAGTCAATTCGGTGGAATTGTTGAAG GACCCACAGAACCCGAGCCGGAATCGGGGATTTGCATTCATTGAGTATTATAATCATGCATGTGCAGAATACTCAAGAAAAAAGATGTCAAGCCCAGAATTTAAACTTGATGATAATGCTCCTACTGTGAGCTGGGCAGATCCTAAAAATGCAGGATCTTCTGCTGCGTCTCAG GTCAAGGCAGTATATGTCAAGAATTTACCTGAAGATATTACTCAGGATCGTCTAAGGCAGCTGTTTGAGCATCACGGAAAAGTCACAAAAGTAGTTCTTCCACCTGCAAAACCAGGACATGAAAAGAGCAGATTTGGTTTTGTGCACTTTGCAGAGAGGTCAAGTGCCATGAAGGCATTGAAGAACACTGAGAAATATGAAATTGATG GTGCCTCTTCATTCGCAGGTCAAGTTTTGGATTGTTCTCTTGCAAAACCTCATACTGATCAGAAGCCTTCTGGAGGGCCAAATTCACAGAATTCATCCTTGTACTCAAACTTTCCACCTCAACTTGGCTACGGTTTAGCTGGGGGTACATATGGTGCTTTCGGTGCAGGCTTTGGCGCTGCTGGCTTTACACAA CCTGCTATCTATGGCAGGGGACCGACTCCTGCTGGCATGGCAATGATGCCTATGCTTTTGCCTGACGGAAGGATTGGATATGTCCT CCAACAGCCTGGAATGCAAGCACACAGCTCTCCGCAGCCACAGGGTGGCAGGGGTCGTGGTGCTGGCAGCTCGAGTGGTGGCAGACGTGGTAATGACCGTGGACGCAGCCGATACAACCCATACTGA
- the LOC118062556 gene encoding heterogeneous nuclear ribonucleoprotein Q isoform X1 — protein sequence MPRSGGSGASADEPDIPEKSVEPEEQVNLDGDNEAEETMEEEVEYEEVEEEEEVEVEEIEEEVEEEVEEEEIEEAADEADSKKGADGEEEIDEQRKHAELLALPPHGSEVYLGGIPPSASERDLKEFCESIGEVTEQVRIMKGKDSSESKGYAFVSFRTKELASKAIEELNNTEFKGKKVKCSTSQANHRLFIGNVPRNWGEENMKNAVKKIGPGVNSVELLKDPQNPSRNRGFAFIEYYNHACAEYSRKKMSSPEFKLDDNAPTVSWADPKNAGSSAASQVKAVYVKNLPEDITQDRLRQLFEHHGKVTKVVLPPAKPGHEKSRFGFVHFAERSSAMKALKNTEKYEIDGASSFAGQVLDCSLAKPHTDQKPSGGPNSQNSSLYSNFPPQLGYGLAGGTYGAFGAGFGAAGFTQPAIYGRGPTPAGMAMMPMLLPDGRIGYVLQQPGMQAHSSPQPQGGRGRGAGSSSGGRRGNDRGRSRYNPY from the exons ATGCCAAGATCAGGGGGGAGTGGTGCATCTGCTGATGAACCAGATATCCCTGAAAAGTCTGTTGAGCCTGAAGAGCAGGTTAACCTTGATGGTGACAATGAAGCTGAGGAGACAATGGAAGAAGAAGTTGAGTATGAAGAAgtagaagaggaggaggaagtgGAAGTGGAAGAGATAGAGGAAGAGGTTGAAGAGGaggtagaagaggaagaaattgaagaggcTGCTGATGAAGCAGATTCGAAAAAGGGCGCAGATGGTGAAGAGGAGATAGATGAGCAAAGAAAACATGCTGAGCTTCTTGCACTTCCTCCTCATGGATCAGAGGTGTATCTTGGTGGCATTCCTCCTAGTGCTTCTGAACGGGATTTGAAGGAATTCTGTGAATCTATAGGAGAAGTAACAGAG CAGGTAAGGATAATGAAGGGAAAAGATTCAAGTGAGTCAAAGGGTTATGCTTTTGTGTCTTTCAGAACAAAGGAATTGGCTTCTAAGGCCATTGAAGAGTTGAACAATACTGAGTTTAAG GGTAAAAAGGTAAAGTGTTCAACATCTCAAGCAAATCATAGACTGTTTATTGGCAATGTCCCAAGAAACTGGGGAgaagaaaatatgaagaacgCTGTAAAAAAGATTGGGCCTGGAGTCAATTCGGTGGAATTGTTGAAG GACCCACAGAACCCGAGCCGGAATCGGGGATTTGCATTCATTGAGTATTATAATCATGCATGTGCAGAATACTCAAGAAAAAAGATGTCAAGCCCAGAATTTAAACTTGATGATAATGCTCCTACTGTGAGCTGGGCAGATCCTAAAAATGCAGGATCTTCTGCTGCGTCTCAG GTCAAGGCAGTATATGTCAAGAATTTACCTGAAGATATTACTCAGGATCGTCTAAGGCAGCTGTTTGAGCATCACGGAAAAGTCACAAAAGTAGTTCTTCCACCTGCAAAACCAGGACATGAAAAGAGCAGATTTGGTTTTGTGCACTTTGCAGAGAGGTCAAGTGCCATGAAGGCATTGAAGAACACTGAGAAATATGAAATTGATG GTGCCTCTTCATTCGCAGGTCAAGTTTTGGATTGTTCTCTTGCAAAACCTCATACTGATCAGAAGCCTTCTGGAGGGCCAAATTCACAGAATTCATCCTTGTACTCAAACTTTCCACCTCAACTTGGCTACGGTTTAGCTGGGGGTACATATGGTGCTTTCGGTGCAGGCTTTGGCGCTGCTGGCTTTACACAA CCTGCTATCTATGGCAGGGGACCGACTCCTGCTGGCATGGCAATGATGCCTATGCTTTTGCCTGACGGAAGGATTGGATATGTCCT CCAACAGCCTGGAATGCAAGCACACAGCTCTCCGCAGCCACAGGGTGGCAGGGGTCGTGGTGCTGGCAGCTCGAGTGGTGGCAGACGTGGTAATGACCGTGGACGCAGCCGATACAACCCATACTGA